The Thalassophryne amazonica chromosome 20, fThaAma1.1, whole genome shotgun sequence sequence ATTtctattgtgtttttattatatgtttttatttgtgtATCTTTTTTTGATTGTGTGGATGTTTATTTTTCTCCAGTTTCTCCAAACACTAATCAGGGCCTATCcttcttagcttctgagatctggtaggatcaggctgacacaaagAAACCCACTCTCTGacctgagtggccagagtatcctttgaCAGTTGGGGGAGTGAGGCTTATTGGCTATGAGATGCACAGCGACTAATATTGGTTtctgtcacacatgcacacagccaaaaatgtcttgtctttctcataatgcaagtgagtggttgttgttgttgttgttggcatcagaatcagaatcaaatttattggcaagtaagttctcacattcaaggaatttgatgtggtgttggtgcataaacatcaataaaaaagaaaaggaaaaaacactTGTAAAAGAGTCAAGTAGTCAaacaggcaaaactatgttcactgtaaaataaaaaaatatctgccattatttattagtctagctgtgaataggctgtgtttttgtgtcttgaggttttactcCTGatagacctcagccatctgccagaggggagagtgacaaaaagtttgtgtcctgggtgagagggatcagccatAAACTTTCTTGCTCGCCTTGtgaccctggaggtgtacaggtcctgtagggatagcagattgcagtcgatcaccttctctgctgcgtggatgatacgtTGCAGTCTGCTCTTGtcgttagcagtggcagcagtgtaacagacggtgatggaagaggagatgatggactcagtgatggcagtgtagaagttcaccatcattgttttggcaggttgaacttcctcagctgccacagaaagtacatcctctgttgtgctctcttgatcaGAGAGCTGACGTTTAGCTTCCACATGAGGTCCtgtgtgatggtgatccccaggtaacgGTATCAGTTTGCATGTAAATGTCTTTTGATCTGTATTTATAGGTATATTTACCATATGTTTTATATacgttgtacagcactttggtcagtgaAAGCTgcgtttaaatgtagttcttaaaTAAAACTTGCTTACTTactatggcagcatggtggcttagtagttagcacagttgcctcacagcaagaaggtcataggatcaattcccacctgtggcctttttgtgtggagtttgcatgggtttgggtgagtttcctctgggtgctccagtttcctcccacatttaaagacatgcaggttaagtgaattggaaactttataattgtccaagtctcccttgcaaaagagatctcagtctcaatgggactaacctggttaaataaatattaaatgaaattaattaaatactTGTTCCTCATGTGAGTGACACTAAGTAAATAGTTTTTTGACatgaagtcattccagtggtaccagtGCAAATAATTGGTAATTATCTTAGCCAACAGTCTGAAGAATGACACAGGTTTCTGAAGGTTTGTTGGTCTTATCTTACCAGGATTTTGCAGTGTATCTGCAAAAAATTTAACACCTCCACTAAAATCATTTAACCTGTCTAACTTCATTCACCAGTAGGGGGCCCTAGCAATCTAATGGTATATACCATGATAcagtaaaagaagaagaagctgcgCAGAAAACTGCGCAGGTGTGATTTTTTTGAACGAACGATGGAAGCGAATGTTTTGATGGAGGCGAAAGCCTGCTAGCTTAATTTTTATTTGACAAAAGCGCCGTTTATCGGgtggaaaaaaaagtcaaaaattaTGTCGTTTTATATGTAGTAACAAACGCGAGACACATTATCTTgatagcaaaaacaaaaaagctggtgGTCCAGTATTCTAAAAGCGTTTGCTGCGGCCTAACTAACCTGAAGGCTAGCGCTGCGAAGCTGCTACAGTCCAGTGATTATCCATGTCCACGGCTTGCTTTACATTAATTATATTTATTAACGGCAGCAAGCATGTCTTTAGTAGCCTACGGCAGCAGTGATGAGAGTGATTCGGAGTCGGCGGTAGAGAGTCGGCCAGCTGAGGGGCTTTTCTCAGTCCTTCCTGCTCCCATAAACCTTGAAGGGACCGACGGAGCAAGTAAGGAGACAAAAACAAACCTCTGGACAGGAGACAGTGTGTCCAGCGCTGACCTCGACCCTCAGCCAGCTAAAGGAGGATTATTTTCTGCTCTGCCTAAGCCGAAGAAGCGAACAGAGCCTGTTAAAATCCCGATACCGCAGATCCAGAGGCAGGatgtgagcatttttttttttggtcagaattTTGCTTTTAATTGTTAGTACTGTGAAAACAGGGTGGTGATTAAAACTGATCCCGTTTCTTGTTAATAGTCAGATTCCGACGAGGATGAGCCAGCCAAGAAGAAATTACAACACCGGGTAAGAATTGTCCCGCCTgcgtttgatttgatttgaattattTACTGTTAAGTCGCCATTGTAAAACTCAACATTACAACAAATGGCCAAGATCCAGGGTGTGATTGAATTATTTCAGCAGGGAAAttcatgtctgtgtccttggcctttgagaccaGTAGACACCTAAGGTCACGAGGTTGTCGGACAGACGTTTGTTGATGCTGATATGCAAGAGAATGAACATACAAGTCTTTAGGGGATTCTGGTGCTTCCTGCTTTACTGCCCTGTTGTGATTCTTGGATCTAACCAATGACTTGAAgtggtgactggatgtcttttaGTATTTGGTCTATTCTGAGGATCCATGAGTACTGCTGGGatgactttgtttcaaatgaatggttacttggggagactctgatgatgagtatcacttgcacCATGTAGCAAgtgtctctgggcatgatccagaacATAAGTGCCTCAGTATTGAGGACCCCCTCAACCAGAAAAGGCTAAGGGGACACCCCAAACTCGCCTGGCTGTAGCAGATCAATGATTACTTTCAAAAATGTGGGGATGAGCTGGTAGtctccctgggtggttgccatccaggtcccAAAGTGGTTCTGTACTGTGATGTGTGTCACCAGTACATGCGCTCTGACCAGACCTGTCAAATAAGTGTGAGcatttatttctattgtggtccataAACTAAAATGACATGATCaaaattaatatattttgaaAAACAGATTAATATGAGTATAAAAAGTGTAAAATCTTAATAAAGGAAAAAATACtgattgtaaaatgtaaccattctgGAAGGTTTTGCATTCACCTAAGTAGCAGATAGAACTCATACTGCTTATATCTTTGCTGTGATCCTCTTCTATCTCCTTAAAGGCTACAACTAATAACTATTTCTATTATTGTTCAGTATACACAGAATACACAGTATACTTGACATTAAAATATTGATGTAGCATTCAGTCTTCAAAGTCTCACATTTCCTTTTTCCCATTTTCTGACACTACTTCAGGGTTCAGGTTCAAGTCTGTCAGCTCTTTTGCCACAACCCAAACACCTGACGGTGAAGGAAACTGAGAGGCCCCTGATTCCTCACGCCCTCACCAAACGGCAAGAACCCAGAGGACCTAAGCCTGGAACACTTGCCCAGGGTCTGCTCGGTTCTAGTGCATCTCCCTCtgcaatcaaagcagcagcaaaatCAGCCACTTTGCAGCTAGCTAAACAGATATCCAGTGATGATCAGGATAACGAGGAGGAAATGACTCCACAGAACTACTTTTCCTTAGACGAGAGCTCCAAGCCTCTTCCTGATGTCATCCCGAGCATAGAGCCTcaaccagcagcccctgcagaccCTTTTTCTTTCATAGCGCCGAATGAACCCGGCCAGTCAGATGCCCCTCTTGATTTTGGGGGAAACCATGACAGAGGAGCTGCATGGGGAACTCAGTACCCTCAATACCAGGAGCCCATAGCAGGCCCAGAGGCTTTCCCTCAGGTAAAGATAATTTAGACACAAGTGCATGCAAGAGTTGAATTCAGCTTTTTATTCTAATTATTATGATgcttttctggaatgagtttcttTGCAAGCTCTTTTTCAAAAATAGTCTTCTTTGTACACATCCTTCTGCCAGCGGTGTGGCAGAGCCTGGATCCCTGCTGTGTTAAAGGTTTATTTTCCTGCACATGAAAAATGTCCTTAACTGTAGATAATGTTATTATCATTTTGAGAATGTTTAATCAAGTAGAGTTTACTTTTTGAGATCGTGTTAGGGATGGGAATTGATGAGATTTAATCAATATTGGTTGTGATTATTGGTCTCACCCTTTATTAGTTCTTAATTCATTAATCCCTTATCAATTCCTGATCAATTTTCTGTAATGGGAAAAATGTAGGCCTGCACAGGTTTTTGGTGTCAATGCAGGTTTCTTGTTGCTAGATACAGAGTTTGGCATCATGACACATGGGTTTTGGCAGCCCCAAACTGTCAAATTATAGCAACATTGATTTAGAGAAACTGATAAACATCTGAGGtgaacggtgcatccagaaaatattcacaacacttcactttttccacattttatgttccagccttattcaaaaatggatgaaattaatttttgccTCTCAAAATTCTGCATACAATACCCcacaatgttgttgtttttgtccttTCGGCTGGtcccgtttttgttcggggtctccacagcggatacagccagatccgtatTGGTAttcggcacaggttttacactggatgcccttcctgacgcaactctggctttacctgaagaaacacagagctgcaggtgttccaaagaggtctcccatccaagtactatcaggtcccgcactgcttagcttctgagatctgatgggatcaggctgacacagagcagagtgGCTGcgacacaataccccacaataatgatgtgaaaagtttttttgtttttttttaagtaagtcccttcggctgctcccttgattgcactcggggtcgtcacagcaaatccaacgtggatctgcatgttgaattggcacaggttttacaatgaaagcccttcctgacgcaactccacattacatggagaaatgtgacaggggtgggatttgaacccgggaccttctgcactgaaatcaagcgcattaaccaccacccctgctgaaaacttttatttattaaaaatgtattaaaaaaaaaaaaaaatcacatgtacgaggtctattagaaaagtatccgaccttattattttttttcaaaaaccatatggatttgaatcacgtgattacatcagacatgcttgaaccctcgtgggcatgcaagagttttttcacgcctgtcggttacgtcattcgcctgtgggcagtctttgagtgaggagtggcccaccctctcgtcgtttttttcattgtttaggaatggctcagagactgctgctttgtttgatcaaaattttttcaaaactgtaaggcacaactgagtggacaccattcgataaattcacctggttttcggtaaaaatttttaacggctgatgagagattttggtcttgtagtgtcgccgtaaggatggcccacggcgcctgacggcgatgtgcgcttcgaggcggcagcgtctcgccgtttcaagttgaaaacttccacatttcaggctctgttgacccaggaagtcatcagagaactttcagaagaagttggcatgaggagtttattcggacattccattgttaacggacattttgtaatgaaagaacgtgtaggcagagtcgcatgtcgggccggacccgaccgcgggggggtcgcgacaggaaaaacacctccgttggaaaccttaacgggcaagttggaacatgcccaagctgttaaacaatttctcagttactcacttgttgaaagccatcaaaagccgcttgaattttacaaatggttttcaacacagaggtgtttttcctgtcgcggcgcacacagatttgccgagtcgtcatggaaacgactcggcgaatttgcgcgcacgtctttcattaaaaaatgtccttaaacaatggaatgtccgcataaagccctcatgccggcctcttctgaatcttctctgttttctcacgacgtcctgggtgaattaagccttaagttaggatgttttcaggttgaaacaggccgacgacggcgcctggaagcgctgcacgacgtcctgctctgtgggaagtccttacaccgatagaaacaccccataatctctcatcagctgttaaacttttcaccgaaaaccagcttaatttctcgaatagtgtccactcggatattcctcacaggtccagaaaaaatgttgataaagcaacgcacgccgtctcgagcagcgtgtgaaacaaaggaattcagccgagagggcgggaccacatctcactcaaggcctgcccacagggaaatgacgtcaccgacacgcgtgaaaaaactcacgcatgcgcacgagggttcaagcatgattggtggaatcgcacgtcattcaaatccatatagttaaaaaaaaaataaaagggtcggtttattatctaatagacctcgtacataagcattcacagcctttgccatgaagctcagaattgagctcatgtgcatcctgtttccactcatcatccttgatgtttctacagcttaattggagttcatcTGGAGtacacagctgtctacatataaggtccctcagttgacagtgcgtgtcagagcacaaaccaagcatgaagtcaaaggaattggctGTAGAACTCAgagaggattgtcttgaggcacaaatctgaggaagggtaacatttctgctgctttgaaggtcccaatgagcacagtggcctccatcatctgtaaatggaagaagtttggatccaccaggactcttcttagagctggctgcctgtctaaactgaacaatcgggggagaaggaccttagtgagggaggtgaccaagaacctggtggtcactgtgagagctccagcattccaatgtggagagaggagaaccttccagaaggacagccatttctgcagcaatccaccaatcaagcctgtatggtagagtggccagatggaagccactcttgagtaaaaagcacatggcaacccacctaggagtttgctaaaaggcacccaaaaaaactctgaccatgaggaaaaaaaattctctggtctg is a genomic window containing:
- the prcc gene encoding proline-rich protein PRCC — its product is MSLVAYGSSDESDSESAVESRPAEGLFSVLPAPINLEGTDGASKETKTNLWTGDSVSSADLDPQPAKGGLFSALPKPKKRTEPVKIPIPQIQRQDSDSDEDEPAKKKLQHRGSGSSLSALLPQPKHLTVKETERPLIPHALTKRQEPRGPKPGTLAQGLLGSSASPSAIKAAAKSATLQLAKQISSDDQDNEEEMTPQNYFSLDESSKPLPDVIPSIEPQPAAPADPFSFIAPNEPGQSDAPLDFGGNHDRGAAWGTQYPQYQEPIAGPEAFPQGYYNEPYYQDANPGLAEGEEPGQSAVIDDEAFMRLQGKRNRGKEEVKFLEIKGDDQLSGNQQWMTKGMTEEKQTRQSFSKKKGEQPTGQQRRKHQITYLIHQAKERELELKNNWAENKITRRQTQAKYGF